DNA sequence from the Cucurbita pepo subsp. pepo cultivar mu-cu-16 chromosome LG06, ASM280686v2, whole genome shotgun sequence genome:
ggatttggactgttacaaatagtaccggagccagacatcgggcgatgtgccagctaggacgctgggtccccaagggaggtggattgtgagatcccaccttggttggagagaggagcgaaacattccttaaagggtgtgaaaaggtctccctagtagatgcgtttgtACTAGCCcttaagggggtggattgtgagatcccacatcgatcgaagaggagaacaaaacattccttataagggtgtggaaacctcttcttcgtagacacgttttaaaaccgtgagactgatggcgatacgtaacgggtcaaagcggacaatatctgattggagtgggtttgagttgttacaataaCTGTGGTGATGGTGAATTCAAgttggagattttttttaacctaacccaatatttataatttgagttTAGTAGTTCGGATTGgtctcgttggcacattgctcggtatctggctctgatatcatttgtaacaacccaaactcaccgctagcagatttttgtcctttttaaGACTTACCTtccgggctttccctcaaggttttagaacGCATCTACACTTATAACCACACATTatacgaaatattttttttcccctctccaactaatgtggaatctcaaaatccactTGCTTGGGGGACCACCATTCTCACTAACAGAGCCCGATATcggactctaataccatttgtaacaacccaaacccaccaataccagatattgtcctttctCGGACTTCCCTTCTgaactttctctcaaggttttagaacGCGTCCATTCTCACCAGCACACCACCCGAtatctgactctaataccatttgtaacagcccaagtccatcaATACCAGTTAActaacgtggaatctcacaatccactcgcTTGGGGGACCACCATTCTCACTAGCACACAGCCCGAtatctgactctaataccatttgtaacagctcaagcccatcaATACCCGGTATTGTCCTCTCTGGGACTTCCCTTCTgaactttctctcaaggttttagaacGCGTCCATTCTCACCAGTACACCACCCGAtatctgactctaataccatttgtaacaacccaagcccatcaATACCAGATAactaatgtggaatctcacaattcactcacTTGGGGGACCACCATTCTCACTAGCACACAGCCCGAtatctgactctaataccatttgtaacaaaccaaacccatcaataccagatattgtcctctctgggACTTCCCTTCTgaactttctctcaaggttttagaacGCGTCCATTCTCACCAGCACACCACCCGATATCTGActataataccatttgtaacagcccagtCCATCAATACCAGTTAActaacgtggaatctcacaatccactcgcTTGGGGGACCACCattctcactagcacaccgcccgatatctgactctaataccatttgtaacaacccaagcccatcaATAACAGATAactaatgtggaatctcacaatccactcacTTGGGGGACCACCATTCTCACTAACACAGCCCGAtatctgactctaataccatttgtaacaacccaaacccatcaatactagatattgtcctctctgggACTTCCCTTCTgaactttctctcaaggttttagaacGCGTCCATTCTCACCAGTACACCACCCGAtatctgactctaataccatttgtaacaacccaagctcatCAATAACAGGTAactaatgtggaatctcacaatccactcacTTGGGGGACCACCATTCTCACTAACACAGCCCGAtatctgactctaataccatttgtaacagctcaagcccattaatactagatattgtcctatctAAGACTTCCCTTCTgaactttctctcaaggttttagaacGCGTCCACTGACAAAAGGTTTCCACCCACTTATCCCGGTTTCCACCCACTTATACCAACactcttgtaaggaatgtttcattctccttttcAACCGATTTAAAATCtaacataataatttttatttttatctattaaGCTATACtcaagtttataattaaaaagagaaatacatatttttaaactatttttatctACCACGTTTAAATCTATACCTATTTAATTCGAAGGATTTAATTATTGCATTGGCAGTGACGTATGGATGAGTTTTGAAGCATCGTCATAGGGATGACgtcattaatattttcttctttattaaaCGACCCCAACTGCCTCGTTTTCACACCTTTTTGTTTACCCATAACAATAAACAAAGACTTCCGTACCCTTTTAGAAAAaaccatattttatttttaatattacccTTTTGGTCCTAATTAGTAGTTGACCACCCTTTTTCCGTCGTTGACtctgcattttattttaatattttgaaaattattttttctatgaaATATTCCtttgaaaaattgttttaattgattattttcatttttaaatataatttctattaaaaatataaaccgAGTAAATGAGAGGTAGAATTTTAGGAATTTTCCTGGGACGCATGTGAGTgatgaggacaaaacatgttggaaagACTTCTATTGGTCTATAGTTCTTCACTTTTAAGAAGCGAGGAGTAGGTAATGTGACCATGTTATAGGGGGATGTTGGGACTACCAGGTGTCGAATCTAGATTTCGAATTCTGAGGCGGGAGTAGGTAACGTGAGCATGTCGTAGAAAAATGTCGGGGCTATCAGGTGTCGAAtctgaatttcaaattctgaGGCGGGAGTAGATGTTGGGACTACCAGGTGTCAAATCTAGATTTCGAATTCTGAGACGGGAGTAGGTAACGTGAGCATGTTGTAGACAAATGTCGAGGCTATCAGGTGTCGAAtctgaatttcaaattctaagGCGGGAGTAGGTAATGTGACCATGTTGCAGCGGAATGTTGGGATTACCAGGTGTGGAATCTAGATTTCAAATTCTGAGGTGGGAGTAGGTAACGTGAGCATGTCGTAGAAAAATGTCGAGGCTACTAAGTGTCAAATCTAGATTTCAAATTCTGAGGCAGGAGTAGGTAATGTGAGCATGTCGTAGAAAAATGTCAGGGCTATCAGGTGTCGaatatgaatttcaaattctgaGGTGGGAGTAGGTAACGTGAGCATGTCGTAAAAAGATGTCAGGGCTATCAGGTGTCAaatatgaatttcaaattatgagGCGGGAGTAGGTAACGTGAGCATGTCGTAAAAAAATGTCAAGGCTATCAGGTGTCAAATTTGGATTTCCAATCTTGGGGCAGGATATGAGGAATATAAACCTTATCTACCACtggtcacaatcgcacttttgttggcagcggacttgcgattatGCAGCACTCACTTTCTAACTACAAGTGAGCTAatccaattcgttcttacgtcgctacagccaagcgacgtatgctcgagcctctagccttggtttaagaagaaagttttagaaaacgagggcaaaAAGAGATTTTTTAGGCAAAGTATGATGAATATAAACCTCATGTCCAACGTTACTTCCTCCCCttgttctttgattataaactcataatcatttcttaaattagctgatgtgagactttcgagatagtattctttgattataaactcatgatcattccctaaattagccgatgtgggactttcaagATAGTATTGTTTGANACCAGGTGTGGAATCTAGATTTCAAATTCTGAGGTGGGAGTAGGTAACGTGAGCATGTCGTAGAAAAATGTCGAGGCTACTAAGTGTCAAATCTAGATTTCAAATTCTGAGGCAGGAGTAGGTAATGTGAGCATGTCGTAGAAAAATGTCAGGGCTATCAGGTGTCGaatatgaatttcaaattctgaGGTGGGAGTAGGTAACGTGAGCATGTCGTAAAAAGATGTCAGGGCTATCAGGTGTCAaatatgaatttcaaattatgagGCGGGAGTAGGTAACGTGAGCATGTCGTAAAAAAATGTCAAGGCTATCAGGTGTCAAATTTGGATTTCCAATCTTGGGGCAGGATATGAGGAATATAAACCTTATCTACCACtggtcacaatcgcacttttgttggcagcggacttgcgattatGCAGCACTCACTTTCTAACTACAAGTGAGCTAatccaattcgttcttacgtcgctacagccaagcgacgtatgctcgagcctctagccttggtttaagaagaaagttttagaaaacgagggcaaaAAGAGATTTTTTAGGCAAAGTATGATGAATATAAACCTCATGTCCAACGTTACTTCCTCCCCttgttctttgattataaactcataatcatttcttaaattagctgatgtgagactttcgagatagtattctttgattataaactcatgatcattccctaaattagccgatgtgggactttcaagatagtattgtttgattataaacccatgatcatttcctaaattagccaatgtgggacgtTCATCCAACAATGTCGATGgtataaaataagaacaatagTATAAGAAATTCAACCCGCGTGCAACcatgatatatttaatatttttaattaaaatacatattttaacatttattttattatgacaATGTTCACAAGAGAGCTTTATATTAACCaaacttgaatttttaataaaaatacataatgGTCAACTAaccatataattaaaatttagcattaatttcaagatttgaccaaaattatttgagttattattgttattgtattcaaattcaaaaaccatataatatacaaagtattaaacataaaaataataagatgtgacattttttagattacatattaaatatatgatatggTAGGAAACTTcgttattgttattattattattttatttgttggtTTTAGTGGGTgcttaaaaatttaggaatatACCGACTTGAgctgtttgatatttttgaccaaaaaataaaaaatttaaatttcctaTGTACATCAAAAATGtcctaaattatagtttaccatatatatcatatttgatattttatcaGAGATATCtcttcatttattactctttttatatcattataatttatttgattataaatatataactttcacaccatttaggtgtggtggattaagcaaacattctcttGGTATTAGAGTcctttcggtttaacaaccctgatcttttattttcaatggccTCTGAATGCTCTACTCATCTTCTCCACCGcccctgctggctttgacgccgcagGAGTAGTCTCCATGACTGCCGTAAATGGAGctgattgattactcttcggctccacctTTTTGACCTCCAGATCACCCTTCAGCATACTCtatacatacaacctcaccttctCCAACATAATTGGTTTCCCTTTGGCTAACATAGTCTCTCTCATTTTATTCCCAATCaacccttcatccttcacaaaaaccctaatctcagAATCTTCATGAGCATTCacattgaaaatatatagaatctCGAGAAACCTATCGACCTtctgcagagatttacctttggaatctgggcgccgcactggcctcttcgccaaccaagtcgccaccgcccttctcgccaaaattggtccattcgcccaatgtggcgactcttccaacttcaacattgtctttgtccctttcTCTAGGTTTCCCTTTCTACTTtttgggttagacatattctcaccggAGCTAAGGTAGCACCGTAGCTAAGGCAGCATCGTCGCTGAGCGACGATtctcttcatgggttagatATATTCTCACCGAAGCCAAGGCAATATCGCCACTGAGCGACGATCCCTCTGCagttttcgatggccaagaaaatgtttctctacgcctcctccaaaccaggttgttgacatctacacgaaaagtgtttctcgacctctttttgaatttttcagattcaagcttcacgttcgttcaaattcgacgctcagcttgcggtgggtactaaaaatatttagtactaaattatagtttaccatatatatcatatttgatattttattataagatatttatctttttaccgtagatattgttattttcctttattaCTCTCTTcgtatccttgtaatttatttgattataaataaataattttcacaccatttattATCGTGGATtaagcaaatattctcatccACGAAACACGACCAGTAGAGATCACGAAgccatttttcctttttctaatatttatttgaaagaatatttttaatgaataatttgtattaaaaaaatataaaacatttaataaatctaataatattttataaacaaaaatatattattactttataacacctttaaactttaatacaaaacatagtttttagcattttaaaaaaattaatgaataaattaaatataaagcgAGAGAGAATTAAGTAGAGATGGGGACGTAGAATATAATTGTAACGAAGACTGAATGTGTCTATTAGTAGTGCAACACGAGTGCTATTTATCGAGCCATGTCAAGGGTCGAAAAAGAAGTGTCGTTTGGACCTAGGAGAatggtgcatcatctaacacgCCGAGAAGAGTGGGTAAGATTATCAAGCTAAGAGGCAAGCAAGAACAAAAGGAATACGAAGGTAGACGACATCCCGATGTTTGCGGTGTCATCACAAAGCATCGCTAAAACTTAATAGCCTCTAATTTGTACGATACTTGCTAGAGTTATCTTGATAAGCGTTATAATGGCTTCATAAAGTTTAGTAGGCAACGAAGTAGATCGATAGATCTTGAAAAGCGTTATATACCCGAGAAGGTCTTGGTAAGTTTCTGAGAAGTCTCAAATAGATGTAGAAATATGTGAGTTGTCGTGTCATCGAGAACCaagatgatgaaatgagaAACGACATTGcgttttacaattttttacaCGTANtttttttttttttttttttttttttttttttttttttttttttttttttttttttttttttttttttgtcgataAGATAATTCGACCAATACAGATTACCCAACCTAAACCATAAAGATTAGGTTGGATTTgaattggattgaatttttgaaaaacctAAAATTCGGGTTAGTTCGTGGGTTGACTTCTGTCGGGTCAACCCCACCAACCCGAAAGCATAGGgttacaattcaacctaactttaccatattttaaaattattataaaaattaaaaatattttaatttatgaaattttaattattaatttaacatatactgtgaataaataaatttttaaaaaataattataaaaaaaaaacgaactaCTTGACAACCCAACTAATCTGAAATTTCAGGTCACGTTGAATTGTCAACTCTATTCGGGTTGTTCGGGTCACCAACCCATAACCTGTAATTTAGGTTAGGtcgaattgaaaattttattcagGTTGTTCGGGTTCACCAACCCAACTAACTTGAAACTTCAGGTTCAGTTgaattgtgaactctattcgcgttgttcgggtcaccaacccaactaaCCTGAAATTTCGAGCAggtccaaaaaaaatttttaattcaatccaACTCGTGCATATCCTAACTCGTTCACACCAagttaaaaagatttaaattttaatactccaattaaaaataatatatattaatagattaaattaataaaatacaaaataatgaccatttgaatttatacaaaataaattatattttttcaacaCGTATGtgacaaattatttataaatatgttcAATTCAATGACAtcaacaaatatattattattttaaaactcgtgttatattcatcaaattaattattttttagttaatataattttacaataatataaatttatttttattccgttaatatttattaatataattttaagaatcaTTGATCAATTCGAAGGTCaattgttaaaatttaaataacaataaaaaaacatgtttttttaaattttggtccTTCGTGATTTgatatttacaattttacccataattctttaaaaatctaaaatattcccttttaggaaaaaaaatatattgttataattttattaagaacaaaatataatatatttgttgttttattaacataattctacgagaaaaaattaatattttattatttaataatatataattatcgTAATAGGGTTTGGTTCTTTTAACTTGAAACATAGGTCACACCCTCTCATTAGCTCGAGAAGAACttagtttatgattggatcataattattattgatctctcttcaactgatgcgggatctcacaatccacccctaacagccttatgaggaatgtttcgtttcccttttcaactgatatgagatctcacaatctgcCCCAACACCGTTTCcatctccaactgatgtgggatctcacaatctggCCCTAATACTCcctataaggaatgcttcgtttccctctccaactgatgtgcgatctcacaatccgcccCCAAgtctgctttggctcgttatgtatcatcgtcagtctTGCGGTCtacttgggagaggtttcgatacccttataagaatacttcgtttctctctccaactcatgtggaatctcacaatccgcctCAACACcctataaggaatgcttcatttccctctccaaccgatgtgcgatctcacaatccgcccccaagtctgctttgacccgttatatatcgtcgtcaatctcacggtctacttgggagaggtttccacacctatataagaaatgcttcaatcccctctccaaccgatgtgtttggatcttacaatccaccctttttggaggccagcgtcctcgacAGCAAGCTACCCAATgactaactctaataccatttattgtccattttggcccgttaAGTATCAccacctcacggttttaaaacgtgtctattagagagaggttttcacacccatataagcaatattttgttccctctccgagataagatctcacaacaaGCATCCAATGTTCGAGATTATTACTTACCTAAAATTTGTTGATTCAAATGCTctcatcattcatttttttacttagAAAAGGAACTATTAATACAAAATGGACggttataaagaatgttttggtAGCTTCCAAAGATTATAATATTCATCAATACGTCGAtatattcaaaaattaaatggtttgAATATCTCATATAAATATATCCTCAAAAGATATCGTCAATAAATCACcagtataaataaaaatacaaataagaatgtgaaaagtatttatttatttatttttaaaaaatacctttattcttttcaaaagCGACAATATTATTTGACATTTCATAccgattttaaaattacgtagaaatctttcaaaatttctaaCGAAAATTTAACCAAACATAGTGCGGGGTTGACTTGTGACAAAAATTTGGACCTCCACATCATTGTTAGGTTCTGGCTATATCGTTCTAGTTcccaatttttataaatttctacTTCAAGTTATAGTTTTGATATGATTAAGAAACATTAGgggtaatattgtaatttttgaaataatacgaatattttttaaataatttccttctttctttttgctaatttaatattcttctaaaaaatactcaaccacatatatatatatatatatatatatatatatattttaatataagaatattattaaaaactttttttttaaaatacaaattttatagccattcttattaatttagtttttttttatcattcaattttttttaattaatctttgTATTCTAATTTtgtggagtttttttttttattattaaattaaattaataaaaaatactcttaaaccTTACAATttatccaaaaaagaaaatactttttaaccttaaaaaaaatatttttatttaatttaaaaatattattaaaaccttttttaaaaaaaaaatactatttttattaatttggtttttttatatcattcgtttttttattaatcttttgtgaaattttttattgaaccttctttaaaaaaatatttttatttaatttaaaaatattattaaaacctttttgaaaaaattagaaatttttattaatttagtatttttattgggctaaattaataaaaatactcgtaAACTTTAcgctttattttaaaatatatatttttatttaaattaagataGGATTAAAAactttctgaaaaaaaaaatacatttttattaatttaattttttttttttttttactacctctagaaaaatatttgtattgtTTTACGATTTTGCCCTCCCTGGGGCAGCCCTGGTGACGTCATGCTCCTGAAATCAGTATAAATTTCTCCCAATAGAAGGGGTATCGTATTTTCATGCGAAGCTTCAATGGAAACTCAATGCAAAGAAACCAAAACCGCCATAGCTGAACTTTCTTGCGACCTTCCGCCTCTTCAACTGCTCGTTATAAATCGATCAAAATCACTACCAGAGAAGAACTTACAATCTTCAATCGTTGATGTTCCTCATCGATTATGTCTCCATTCAACGCCTCTGATTTACAGAGGATTTTCGAAACGATTGACAGAAATGGCGACGGCTTCGTGAGCATCGAGGAGCTTCATTGGCTGCTTAATCGAACAGGCGTCGATTTCATTTCGGATGATCTCGAATCGTTAATAGGTAAATCGatgattgattttgatgaattCTTGTCTCTGTATGAATCGATTTCGGAAATAAACAGAGGAGGAGAGGAGATTGAGAGCGATCTTTTGAATGCATTCCAAGTGTTCGACGAAAATCGCGATGGTTTTATTTC
Encoded proteins:
- the LOC111797591 gene encoding probable calcium-binding protein CML44, translated to MSPFNASDLQRIFETIDRNGDGFVSIEELHWLLNRTGVDFISDDLESLIGKSMIDFDEFLSLYESISEINRGGEEIESDLLNAFQVFDENRDGFISCDELHNVLVRLGLWDDRRCVRDCRRMIGAFDVDLDGRLDFEEFKNMMNYSSNSSF